A region from the Lolium perenne isolate Kyuss_39 chromosome 4, Kyuss_2.0, whole genome shotgun sequence genome encodes:
- the LOC127293961 gene encoding small ribosomal subunit protein uS17c: MLLGSSFVSPLQLHLTPSNAGGAMAARPALLGRISAAKQLTGRVVTTKADKTVGVEVVRLAPHPKYHRRERIKKKYQAHDPDNQFKVGDVVELLRSRPISKTKHFLAVPVPPRDTRRKAQLLPPLESDVHAEQVEEAAAQ; this comes from the coding sequence atgctgCTCGGCTCCTCCTTCGTGTCCCCGCTCCAGCTCCACCTCACGCCCAGCAATGCGGGCGGCGCCATGGCTGCTCGGCCGGCGCTGCTTGGCCGGATCTCTGCGGCGAAGCAGCTGACGGGCCGCGTGGTGACGACGAAGGCGgacaagacggtgggggtggaggTGGTGCGTCTGGCACCGCACCCCAAGTACCACCGCCGGGAGCGCATCAAGAAGAAGTACCAGGCGCACGACCCGGACAACCAGTTCAAGGTGGGCGACGTGGTGGAGCTCCTCCGCTCCCGCCCCATCTCCAAGACCAAGCACTTCCTCGCCGTCCCTGTCCCGCCGCGGGACACCCGCCGCAAGGCCCAGCTCCTGCCCCCGCTCGAGTCTGATGTCCATGCTGAGcaggtggaggaggcggcggcccagTGA